AGCCGCTAAGTTGCAAATCTATCGCCATTTGCTGGCATGACGCACGAAAATACACCCCTTGTACTTTGCCGCTAACATTTGCAAGACAACATATCGCCATATTTATACTCCTTTGATTGCACAGGCAAACGGCTTTCACTACAATCTGCCCAATTTTGTTTTCTCTAAGTATAGGCATATGTCAGCAAGAATTTATTTAAATGTTGGTCGTGAAAAATCTTTACGCCGCAAACACCCTTGGGTGTTCTCAAAAGCCGTGAATAAAGTTAAGGGTAAACCTATGCTTGGTGAGACTGTTGATGTATTTGACAGTAAAGACAACTGGTTAGCACGCGGCGCATATTCACCTGAATCTCAAATGCGAGTTCGCGTCTGGACCTTTGATCAAAACGAAAATATTGATCGTGACTTTTTCAAACGCAAACTCGAACAAGCTCAAAGCCGGCGTGATTGGTTTATCGAACAAGGCAAGCTAACGGGGTATCGCCTTATTGCAGGTGAGTCTGACGGTATGCCCGGTATTACCATTGATAAATACGACGATATTATTGTTTGTCAGTTACTTTCAGCAGGTGCAGAGTTTCATCGTCATACTTTAGTTGATGTATTAACAGAACTTTATCCTGACTGCGGTGTTTACGAACGCTCTGACGTTGACGTACGTAAAAAAGAAGGTTTGGAAAAACAAGTGGGTTGGCTAGCTAATGAAAAATCGTCAACCGAGCGCGTTATTTGTGAGCACGGCATTAACATTATTGTGGATGTTGCTACGGGCCATAAAACAGGTTTTTATCTTGATCAACGCGATTCTCGATTAGCAGCTGGAAAATACGCAAAAGACAAAAACATTCTCAATTGCTTTTCTTACACAGGTACATTTTCACTTCATTGCGCGGCGGCAGGTGCGGCTTCAGTAACTAATGTTGATGTATCACAAGCAGCGTTAGATATTGCTCAGCGTAACTTAGCTGAAAACAACCTTGAAAATGCGCCAGTAGAATTTGTTAAAGAAGATGTATTTAAACTGCTGCGCAAATATAAAGCAGACGGTGTTCGTTTTGACATGATTATCATGGATCCACCAAAATTTGTTGAAAACAAAGCGCAACTAACTAGTGCTTGTCGTGGCTACAAAGATATCAACATGTTGGCGATGCAATTACTGAATCCTGGCGGTTTATTACTTACTTTTAGCTGCTCTGGCCTACTTGATGCTCCACTATTTCAGAAAGTTGTTGCTGATGCCGCACTAGATGCTGGCAAGTCTTGCCACTTTGTTGAACGTTTGCACCAAGCTGCAGATCATCCAATTTCAAGCAACTACCCTGAGGGTTACTACTTAAAAGGCTTTGTTTGCCAAATTAACTAAATAACAAAATAACATCATCAACAAAGGGGCTAGTTAACTAGCCCCTTTTAGTTGTAGTGCTTATTGTGAGTATTTATTGGTTAATCTTTTTCGCAAAATCTAAGGTGTGGGTGGAGGGTTCAATGGCGGTGGTAACACATCCGCTGAATTTACGGGAATTTTAAGCCCTGTGTTGGCATCATAAGGAAAGCCTGTCGGAATAATGTGAACGCCAACAGGACAGCTGATCAACGCAGCTATACCAAGCACCATTCCTTCGCCACCTGCACCATAACCACCTACTGATATCGCTTTGCAGCCTACCGTTTGACTGCGATTTATAGCCAGTTGTAATTCTTGGGCCGCTTCAACGCCACCAGCATTAGATTCACCAACAATGACAAAACTCTTAGTTGGTGCATTAGAGACAGGCGTGTGTTGACAGCCTGCTAGTGATATCGCAAATGCGAGTACCAAAGAAAATGTCAATAATCTACTCATCTAGCTCTCCTTGGGTTCTTACTAAGCTTTAGTTAGTTAATATTGACTTGTTTAACAACAAGATATTTATTCCTCCCGTATCTAGTGGCTAGTCTATTAACTGTAGACTGTTAAACATTAGGTTCAAGTTATGTTTATTAGGCTGCACTTTAATTAGCGATTGTAGTTAATATTAATAACTAAACTGGCGCTCGCAAGGCACTCCATCTCTATCACCATCCATTTTTGTATTGGGGCAGTTGTTGAGAAAAACTCTGCTTCTTCACTAGAACTCATTTGGCTGCAATGTTGGCGATCATCACAGAAAAAATAAAATTTAAAAATTGTGAAACTTTTTTGCCTAACACCCTATCTACACCATCAATCATAATAACAGCTCGCTGCTGAATTT
This Thalassotalea euphylliae DNA region includes the following protein-coding sequences:
- a CDS encoding class I SAM-dependent methyltransferase, with amino-acid sequence MSARIYLNVGREKSLRRKHPWVFSKAVNKVKGKPMLGETVDVFDSKDNWLARGAYSPESQMRVRVWTFDQNENIDRDFFKRKLEQAQSRRDWFIEQGKLTGYRLIAGESDGMPGITIDKYDDIIVCQLLSAGAEFHRHTLVDVLTELYPDCGVYERSDVDVRKKEGLEKQVGWLANEKSSTERVICEHGINIIVDVATGHKTGFYLDQRDSRLAAGKYAKDKNILNCFSYTGTFSLHCAAAGAASVTNVDVSQAALDIAQRNLAENNLENAPVEFVKEDVFKLLRKYKADGVRFDMIIMDPPKFVENKAQLTSACRGYKDINMLAMQLLNPGGLLLTFSCSGLLDAPLFQKVVADAALDAGKSCHFVERLHQAADHPISSNYPEGYYLKGFVCQIN